One genomic region from Streptomyces venezuelae encodes:
- a CDS encoding antibiotic biosynthesis monooxygenase family protein, giving the protein MPSVVKINVLTVPAEQREVLEQRFASRAGAVEGSDGFEWFELLRPLEGTDQYLVYTRWRSEEDFQNWMNGSMKAAHGGGGSGAGGEGGERPKPAATGSTLWSFEVVQQASPKN; this is encoded by the coding sequence GTGCCCAGCGTGGTGAAGATCAACGTCCTGACCGTTCCGGCCGAGCAGCGCGAGGTCCTGGAGCAGCGCTTCGCCTCCCGCGCCGGGGCCGTGGAGGGCTCCGACGGCTTCGAGTGGTTCGAGCTGCTGCGCCCGCTGGAGGGCACCGACCAGTACCTCGTCTACACCCGCTGGCGCAGCGAGGAGGACTTCCAGAACTGGATGAACGGCTCGATGAAGGCCGCGCACGGGGGCGGCGGCAGCGGTGCCGGCGGCGAGGGCGGCGAGCGGCCGAAGCCGGCCGCCACCGGGTCCACCCTCTGGTCGTTCGAGGTCGTCCAGCAGGCGTCCCCGAAGAACTGA
- a CDS encoding GntR family transcriptional regulator has protein sequence MTDQDSARRPKYQRIADELRSAIQSGAFAPGDRLPGENDLMSTYEVARMTARQALSVLRNEGLAEARKGAGVFVRVFRPLRRRGIPRLAGDRWGSGRSVWSADVEDRDLVVDQIEVAEAAAGARIAGALNLAPGAPVCVRSRRFVLDAKPVLLSVSYLSAELVRGTPITEQDTGPGGTYARLTELGHRPVRFREEIRCRMPTADESDRLALEFGTPVVLIGRTAFTGPGVAVELNEMTLDSSSYVLEYDFDA, from the coding sequence GTGACTGACCAGGACAGTGCTCGTCGGCCCAAGTACCAGCGCATCGCCGACGAGTTGAGAAGCGCGATCCAGTCAGGCGCCTTCGCGCCGGGCGACCGGCTCCCCGGCGAGAACGACCTCATGTCGACCTACGAGGTGGCCCGGATGACGGCGCGCCAGGCCCTCTCCGTCCTGCGCAACGAAGGCCTCGCCGAGGCCCGCAAGGGCGCCGGGGTCTTCGTCCGGGTCTTCCGCCCGCTGCGCCGCCGGGGCATTCCGCGCCTCGCCGGCGACCGCTGGGGCAGCGGCCGCTCGGTCTGGTCGGCGGACGTGGAGGACCGGGACCTGGTCGTGGACCAGATCGAGGTGGCGGAGGCGGCGGCAGGGGCCAGGATCGCCGGGGCGCTGAACCTCGCGCCGGGCGCGCCCGTCTGCGTCCGCAGCCGTCGCTTCGTCCTGGACGCCAAGCCGGTGCTGCTCTCGGTCTCGTACCTCTCCGCGGAGCTGGTGCGCGGGACGCCGATCACGGAGCAGGACACGGGTCCGGGCGGCACCTACGCCCGGCTGACGGAGCTGGGGCACCGGCCGGTGCGCTTCCGCGAGGAGATCCGCTGCCGGATGCCGACGGCGGACGAGTCGGACCGGCTCGCCCTGGAGTTCGGCACTCCGGTGGTCCTGATCGGGCGGACGGCGTTCACGGGGCCCGGGGTGGCCGTGGAGCTCAACGAGATGACGCTGGACTCGTCGTCGTACGTCCTGGAGTACGACTTCGACGCGTGA
- a CDS encoding flavoprotein, whose translation MSTRTLYLFASAAPPLFDVARVIEDAQADGWDVCLGLSPTAARWLAESLDGLAVLTGNPVRWEYGLPGQPDPWPPADAILVAPATFNTVNAWALGLTATFVVGVAAEGIGKGIPTVAVPCVNAAYVRHPQFDRSIETLRGAGVTVLHGEGGLAPNQPGQPGQGDRAAYPWRVALDAVGHLGVRV comes from the coding sequence ATGAGCACTCGGACCCTGTATCTGTTCGCCTCGGCGGCCCCGCCCCTCTTCGACGTCGCCCGCGTCATCGAGGACGCGCAGGCCGATGGCTGGGACGTCTGCCTCGGTCTCAGCCCGACGGCTGCCCGATGGCTGGCCGAGTCCCTCGACGGTCTTGCCGTGCTCACCGGGAATCCGGTCCGCTGGGAGTACGGGCTGCCCGGGCAGCCCGATCCGTGGCCGCCGGCGGACGCGATCCTCGTGGCGCCGGCCACCTTCAACACCGTGAACGCTTGGGCCTTGGGGCTCACGGCCACGTTCGTCGTCGGCGTGGCCGCGGAAGGCATCGGCAAGGGCATCCCGACCGTGGCGGTGCCGTGCGTGAACGCGGCCTACGTCCGGCATCCGCAGTTCGACCGGTCGATCGAGACCCTTCGCGGTGCCGGGGTGACGGTGCTCCACGGCGAGGGCGGCCTCGCCCCGAACCAGCCGGGCCAGCCGGGCCAGGGCGACCGGGCGGCGTACCCGTGGCGGGTGGCTCTGGACGCGGTGGGTCATCTGGGAGTGCGCGTCTGA
- a CDS encoding MBL fold metallo-hydrolase — MGSDVFRVVVLGSATPFPRPGNPCSGHLVEGGGVRVWVDAGTGTLAELQRYVALGDIDAVWISHLHADHSADLLTACYALLYAGLDVSVPVPLFGPAGIADRLAGFLTNGPERSPVEKAFAVEELYDGHVATVGGLTLRSRAVEHAGPDAFALRVESEDGRSFVYSGDCEPCPSLVELARGCDLFVCEADGEVPGHHSAAQAGRSAAAAGVGRLVVTHVGSGVGPDEAVALAAAEFPGHVAHADPGARFEVTRRSRTPGRTTTSPASSR; from the coding sequence ATGGGTTCTGATGTGTTCCGGGTCGTCGTTCTCGGGTCCGCCACTCCGTTTCCCCGGCCGGGAAACCCCTGCTCCGGGCATCTCGTCGAGGGCGGCGGCGTCCGCGTCTGGGTGGACGCCGGGACCGGCACCCTCGCCGAACTCCAGCGGTACGTCGCGCTCGGCGACATCGACGCTGTCTGGATCTCGCACCTCCACGCCGACCACAGCGCCGACTTGCTGACCGCCTGCTACGCGCTGCTGTACGCCGGACTCGACGTGTCCGTGCCCGTGCCCCTCTTCGGGCCCGCCGGCATCGCCGACCGGCTCGCCGGGTTCCTGACGAACGGGCCCGAACGCAGCCCCGTCGAGAAGGCCTTCGCCGTCGAGGAGCTGTACGACGGGCACGTCGCCACCGTCGGCGGGCTCACCCTCCGGTCGCGTGCCGTCGAGCACGCCGGCCCGGACGCCTTCGCCCTGCGCGTCGAGAGCGAGGACGGGCGCTCGTTCGTCTACTCCGGGGACTGCGAGCCCTGTCCCTCCCTCGTCGAACTCGCGCGGGGCTGTGATCTGTTCGTCTGCGAGGCGGACGGGGAGGTGCCCGGGCACCATTCCGCGGCGCAGGCCGGGCGGAGTGCTGCCGCCGCCGGTGTCGGGCGGCTCGTCGTGACCCATGTGGGGTCCGGGGTCGGGCCCGACGAGGCCGTCGCGCTCGCCGCCGCCGAGTTCCCCGGCCACGTCGCCCATGCCGACCCCGGCGCGCGGTTCGAGGTCACGCGTCGAAGTCGTACTCCAGGACGTACGACGACGAGTCCAGCGTCATCTCGTTGA
- a CDS encoding DedA family protein, with product MNLLDSLGSLRSLTAGPWIYPVVAASILLDVFLPVLPSGFLVITAATAAATATAASPDVPSVLPLLLCAASASVLGDFLAYRLARRGGARLDRAIARSRRLSLAQERLGTALARGGGLLVVLARFAPAGRSVVSLGAGAAKRRIKDFLPWSALAGVTWASYSVGLGWLGGQWLGATWFSAGVSTLALFLAGGLAAYLIRRPAAAPAPVS from the coding sequence GTGAATCTGCTCGACAGCCTCGGCTCGCTGCGGTCGCTGACCGCCGGCCCGTGGATCTACCCGGTGGTGGCGGCGTCGATCCTGCTCGACGTCTTCCTGCCCGTGCTGCCGAGCGGCTTCCTGGTGATCACCGCCGCCACGGCCGCGGCGACGGCCACCGCGGCCTCCCCCGACGTGCCCTCGGTCCTCCCGCTGCTCCTCTGCGCGGCCTCCGCCTCGGTGCTCGGCGACTTCCTGGCGTACCGCCTGGCCCGCCGGGGCGGCGCCAGGCTGGACCGGGCGATCGCCCGCTCGCGGCGCCTCTCCCTGGCGCAGGAACGTCTCGGCACCGCGCTGGCCCGGGGCGGCGGGCTGCTCGTCGTCCTCGCGCGCTTCGCCCCGGCGGGCCGCTCCGTGGTCTCCCTGGGCGCGGGCGCGGCCAAGCGGAGGATCAAGGACTTCCTGCCGTGGTCGGCGCTCGCGGGCGTGACCTGGGCCTCCTACAGCGTGGGCCTCGGCTGGCTGGGCGGGCAGTGGCTGGGCGCGACCTGGTTCAGCGCGGGGGTGTCGACCCTCGCGCTCTTCCTGGCGGGCGGCCTCGCCGCGTACCTCATACGGCGTCCGGCTGCGGCTCCCGCGCCGGTCTCGTGA
- a CDS encoding HNH endonuclease family protein → MPVGMIYARRLAVLATTAALTVTGLLATAPAAQAAMPTPVSAATARTYLAALTVKAEGSSTGYSRDLFPHWITQSGACNTRETVLKRDGVNVVTDSSCASVSGSWYSEYDGATWTVASDLDIDHVVALSEAWRSGANAWTTSQRQAFANDLTRPQLIAVTDNVNQAKGDLDPAEWLPSRTSYRCTYARAWVHVKHHWNLSVDSAEKSALQSVLNGC, encoded by the coding sequence ATGCCCGTCGGCATGATCTACGCGCGTCGACTCGCTGTACTGGCCACCACCGCCGCCCTCACCGTCACCGGCCTCCTCGCCACGGCACCGGCCGCCCAGGCCGCCATGCCGACCCCCGTGAGCGCGGCCACCGCCCGTACCTACCTGGCCGCGCTCACGGTCAAGGCGGAAGGTTCCTCCACCGGCTACAGCAGGGATCTCTTCCCGCACTGGATCACCCAGTCCGGGGCGTGCAACACCCGCGAGACCGTCCTCAAGCGCGACGGCGTGAACGTCGTCACCGACTCCAGCTGCGCCTCCGTCAGCGGCAGCTGGTACTCCGAGTACGACGGCGCCACCTGGACCGTCGCCTCCGACCTCGACATCGACCATGTCGTCGCCCTGTCCGAGGCCTGGCGCTCGGGCGCGAACGCCTGGACCACTTCGCAGCGCCAGGCCTTCGCGAACGACCTGACCCGGCCCCAGCTCATAGCCGTGACCGACAACGTCAACCAGGCCAAGGGCGACCTGGACCCGGCGGAGTGGCTGCCCTCCCGCACGTCCTACCGCTGTACGTACGCCCGGGCCTGGGTGCACGTGAAGCACCACTGGAACCTCAGCGTCGACTCCGCCGAGAAGAGCGCCCTGCAGTCCGTCCTCAACGGCTGCTGA
- a CDS encoding HAD-IA family hydrolase, protein MAATTPAQLTARALLLDMDGTLVNSDAVVERCWRRWAERQDLDADAVLKVVHGRQGYATMAVLLPDRPMAENHADNRVMLAEETADLDGVVPVPGAPAFMAAIAALPFALVTSADEALAQARMGAAGLSMPATRVTAESVGASKPDPEGFLKGAAELGFAPADCVVFEDSEAGIQAGRAAGMRIVGVGPRAAAFAPDIHVEDLTRLRVEAAPDGTITLTAPA, encoded by the coding sequence ATGGCCGCCACCACCCCGGCACAGCTCACCGCCCGCGCCCTCCTCCTCGACATGGACGGCACCCTCGTCAACTCGGACGCCGTCGTCGAGCGCTGCTGGCGCCGCTGGGCCGAGCGGCAGGACCTCGACGCGGACGCCGTCCTCAAGGTGGTCCACGGCCGCCAGGGGTACGCGACGATGGCCGTCCTGCTCCCGGACCGCCCGATGGCGGAGAACCACGCCGACAACCGGGTGATGCTCGCCGAGGAGACCGCCGACCTCGACGGCGTCGTGCCCGTCCCCGGCGCCCCCGCCTTCATGGCCGCGATCGCCGCGCTGCCCTTCGCCCTGGTGACCTCGGCCGACGAGGCCCTCGCCCAGGCGCGGATGGGTGCGGCCGGCCTGTCGATGCCCGCGACCCGGGTCACCGCGGAGTCCGTCGGCGCGAGCAAGCCGGACCCGGAGGGCTTCCTCAAGGGTGCGGCGGAGCTGGGGTTCGCCCCGGCGGACTGCGTCGTCTTCGAGGACTCCGAGGCCGGCATCCAGGCCGGCCGCGCGGCCGGCATGCGGATCGTGGGCGTCGGCCCGCGCGCGGCGGCCTTCGCCCCCGACATCCACGTCGAGGACCTCACCCGTCTGCGGGTCGAGGCGGCACCGGACGGCACGATCACCCTCACCGCCCCGGCGTAG
- a CDS encoding ABC transporter permease, with product MLLDVNVTFGAVLAVLLAFAASVVALAHLGRARDTLFAGARAAVQLVAVSLVIGWVVRSVPPLLCFLLLMYAVAVRTAGRRVVPAPGRGWWWAGVPIAAAVAPVVLALVVTGLVPVKGIALVPVTGILVGGALTATVLAGRRALDELETRRGEVEAGLAIGLVAREARLEVARKAAADALLPGMDQTRTVGLVTLPGAFVGMLLGGASPLHAGAVQLFVLIALLAVQAVAAATTLELVARGRITREAREGESVPGRSG from the coding sequence GTGCTTCTGGACGTGAACGTCACCTTTGGGGCGGTACTCGCCGTCCTGCTCGCCTTCGCCGCAAGTGTCGTCGCCCTCGCGCACCTCGGCCGGGCCCGCGACACCCTGTTCGCCGGGGCGCGCGCCGCCGTCCAGCTGGTCGCCGTCTCGCTCGTCATCGGGTGGGTCGTCCGCTCCGTACCGCCGCTGCTCTGCTTCCTGCTCCTGATGTACGCGGTGGCGGTACGGACGGCGGGGCGGCGGGTCGTGCCCGCGCCGGGCCGCGGCTGGTGGTGGGCGGGCGTGCCGATCGCGGCCGCCGTCGCGCCGGTGGTCCTCGCGCTCGTCGTCACCGGACTCGTACCGGTGAAGGGGATCGCCCTCGTGCCCGTGACCGGCATCCTCGTCGGTGGCGCGCTCACGGCCACCGTCCTCGCGGGGCGGCGCGCGCTCGACGAGCTGGAGACGCGGCGGGGCGAGGTGGAGGCGGGCCTGGCGATCGGGCTCGTCGCGCGCGAGGCGCGGCTCGAAGTGGCGCGGAAGGCGGCGGCGGACGCACTGCTCCCCGGCATGGACCAGACGCGCACGGTGGGTCTCGTCACGCTGCCGGGGGCCTTCGTGGGCATGCTGCTCGGCGGCGCGTCACCGCTGCACGCGGGCGCCGTCCAGCTCTTCGTGCTCATCGCGCTGCTCGCGGTGCAGGCGGTGGCCGCCGCGACCACCCTGGAGCTGGTCGCGCGCGGCCGGATCACCCGGGAGGCGAGGGAGGGGGAATCTGTGCCGGGGCGGTCGGGGTGA
- a CDS encoding peptidoglycan-binding domain-containing protein: MIGHTCPECGAQRPGCACTQAQIAAAEDFDPLRIRPYVTLDTTEPEGNAATGGPAGASGPASASGHYAPEDPPTTQLTAIRPDGPTPPYPAAQPDPYAADPYGDTRSVPYTDSHHGPYGDPHAPAELDTDLHAGPGDGDPSETMPLLLHGIGRIDRAAGPADDRAQARGRRRGMVVAAVTAVAVVGTAALAAAVLGGGDESDDRATGLEITTSASLNVAVSEAPSPSASSETPEPSSSSPSVRPTATSASPSAASTPSASRTAPPTGATTGAAAPPAATTTAAPTTAAPTTAPATAAPPTTQAPEEPAQPEETEESVATLSYGSSGPEVEELQQRLTLAGAYHGPIDGEYGQGVWRAVKSYQSWMFIEEDPKGVYGPATREALERSTWL, translated from the coding sequence ATGATCGGACACACCTGTCCTGAATGCGGTGCACAAAGACCTGGCTGCGCCTGCACCCAGGCGCAGATAGCAGCGGCCGAGGACTTCGACCCGCTCCGGATCAGGCCGTACGTGACCCTGGACACGACGGAGCCCGAGGGGAACGCGGCGACCGGGGGGCCTGCGGGCGCCTCGGGACCCGCGAGCGCCTCGGGGCACTACGCGCCGGAGGATCCGCCGACGACCCAACTGACGGCGATCCGCCCGGACGGCCCGACGCCCCCGTACCCGGCCGCCCAGCCCGACCCGTACGCCGCCGACCCGTACGGCGACACCCGCTCCGTCCCGTACACCGACTCGCACCACGGCCCGTACGGTGACCCGCACGCCCCGGCGGAACTCGACACCGACCTCCACGCGGGTCCGGGAGACGGCGACCCCTCCGAGACGATGCCCCTGCTGCTGCACGGCATCGGCCGCATCGACCGCGCCGCCGGCCCGGCCGACGATCGCGCGCAGGCGCGCGGGCGCAGGCGCGGCATGGTCGTCGCGGCGGTGACCGCGGTCGCCGTCGTCGGCACCGCCGCCCTCGCCGCGGCCGTCCTCGGCGGTGGGGACGAGAGCGACGACCGGGCGACCGGCCTGGAGATCACCACCAGCGCTTCCCTGAACGTCGCCGTGTCGGAGGCCCCGTCCCCCTCCGCCTCCTCCGAGACCCCGGAGCCGAGCTCGTCGTCCCCGTCCGTACGCCCGACGGCCACGTCCGCCTCCCCGTCCGCCGCTTCCACCCCCTCCGCCTCCCGGACCGCCCCGCCCACCGGCGCCACGACCGGCGCGGCGGCCCCTCCGGCCGCCACCACCACGGCCGCCCCCACGACCGCGGCGCCGACGACCGCACCGGCGACGGCCGCACCGCCCACCACACAGGCACCCGAGGAGCCGGCCCAGCCGGAGGAGACCGAGGAGTCCGTGGCGACGCTGAGCTACGGCTCCAGCGGCCCCGAGGTGGAGGAGCTCCAGCAGCGCCTGACGCTCGCGGGGGCCTATCACGGCCCCATCGACGGGGAGTACGGACAGGGAGTCTGGCGCGCGGTGAAGAGCTACCAGTCCTGGATGTTCATCGAGGAGGACCCGAAGGGCGTGTACGGCCCCGCCACGCGCGAGGCGCTGGAGCGGAGCACCTGGCTCTGA
- a CDS encoding DoxX family protein gives MNDSANNNRSNDHGSTGLTGRLNHAQPYALGLFRIVVGLLFACHGAASLFGVLGGAMGGGTIPAGTWPGWYAAVIQLVCGVLVLAGLGTRSAAFLASGSMAYAYFKVHQPEALFPLQNGGETAALFCWSLALLVFTGPGALALDGLFGARGGAGAKTGQEHEKRGAPIAA, from the coding sequence ATGAACGACAGCGCGAACAACAACAGGTCGAACGACCACGGCTCGACCGGCCTCACAGGCCGCCTGAACCATGCCCAGCCCTACGCGCTCGGCCTCTTCCGGATCGTGGTCGGCCTGCTCTTCGCCTGCCACGGCGCCGCCTCGCTCTTCGGCGTCCTCGGCGGCGCGATGGGCGGCGGCACCATCCCGGCCGGGACCTGGCCGGGCTGGTACGCGGCCGTGATCCAGCTCGTCTGCGGCGTCCTGGTCCTGGCGGGCCTCGGCACCCGGAGCGCCGCGTTCCTCGCTTCGGGCTCGATGGCGTACGCGTACTTCAAGGTCCACCAGCCGGAGGCCCTCTTCCCGCTCCAGAACGGCGGCGAGACCGCGGCCCTGTTCTGCTGGTCCCTCGCCCTGCTCGTCTTCACCGGCCCGGGCGCCCTGGCCCTGGACGGCCTCTTCGGCGCCCGCGGCGGCGCGGGGGCGAAGACCGGCCAGGAGCACGAGAAGCGGGGCGCGCCGATCGCGGCCTGA
- a CDS encoding DUF2277 domain-containing protein, whose protein sequence is MCRSIKTLRPPALPEEATEEDFRAAALQYVRKVSGFRAPAAHNREVFDRAVDEITDATARLLAGLEVRGAHPAVTRPAREPQPDAV, encoded by the coding sequence ATGTGCCGCAGCATCAAGACGCTCCGACCGCCCGCGCTGCCCGAGGAGGCGACGGAGGAGGACTTCCGCGCCGCCGCCCTGCAGTACGTCCGCAAGGTCTCCGGCTTCCGCGCGCCCGCCGCCCACAACCGCGAGGTCTTCGACCGCGCCGTGGACGAGATCACGGACGCGACCGCGAGGCTTCTCGCCGGTCTGGAGGTGCGCGGGGCGCACCCCGCCGTCACGAGACCGGCGCGGGAGCCGCAGCCGGACGCCGTATGA
- a CDS encoding lamin tail domain-containing protein — protein sequence MLRARTLAAVTAAAASGVLLLPSPAQAAGSVHLYKIYYDSPGSDRGANSSLNAEYVQIRNTTGAAVNLRGWTVRDAANHKYTFGSFTLGKGKIVTVRTGRGTNTSTNVYQNRGWYVWNNDKDTATLRKPNGTWVDSCSYNSTRVDYKWC from the coding sequence ATGCTTCGTGCACGCACGCTCGCGGCTGTGACCGCGGCCGCCGCTTCCGGCGTTCTGCTGCTGCCTTCGCCGGCCCAGGCCGCCGGCTCGGTTCACCTGTACAAGATCTACTACGACAGCCCGGGCTCGGACCGCGGGGCGAACTCGAGCCTCAACGCCGAGTACGTGCAGATACGCAACACGACCGGCGCCGCGGTGAACCTGCGGGGCTGGACGGTGCGGGACGCCGCCAACCACAAGTACACCTTCGGTTCGTTCACCCTCGGCAAGGGCAAGATCGTGACGGTCCGCACGGGCCGCGGCACGAACACGTCCACGAACGTCTACCAGAACCGTGGCTGGTACGTCTGGAACAACGACAAGGACACGGCGACGCTGCGCAAGCCGAACGGCACGTGGGTCGACAGCTGCTCGTACAACTCGACGCGGGTCGACTACAAGTGGTGCTGA
- a CDS encoding DUF4097 family beta strand repeat-containing protein, which produces MNVRHPLLAAGGVLVALFALSGCGTADAGEAPVEKKTFAFDGDTLVVDSDNSELVLTPADVDDVLVERQVDGWVVMGSGPDTSWKLDGGRLTLRVECDAVASNCEAVHRVKVPRGVAVSVENKDGDITAEGFATPLKLRSDDGDVRVTGSTGDVDLASKDGDLAVEGDTRAPKVLARSDDGDVQVALGAVPRRVEVVTKDGDISVTVPTAEYDATATSGDGDVSLDVPRRDGGEHSLSVRSEDGDISVRTAN; this is translated from the coding sequence ATGAACGTACGCCACCCGCTCCTCGCCGCCGGCGGGGTCCTCGTCGCTCTGTTCGCGCTCAGTGGCTGTGGGACAGCCGATGCCGGAGAGGCGCCGGTCGAGAAGAAGACCTTCGCGTTCGACGGGGACACCCTCGTCGTCGACTCCGACAACTCCGAGCTCGTCCTCACGCCCGCCGACGTCGACGACGTGCTCGTCGAGCGGCAGGTCGACGGATGGGTGGTCATGGGGTCGGGGCCCGACACCAGCTGGAAGCTGGACGGCGGGCGGCTCACGCTGCGCGTGGAGTGCGACGCCGTCGCCTCGAACTGCGAGGCCGTGCACCGCGTCAAGGTCCCGCGCGGCGTCGCCGTCAGCGTCGAGAACAAGGACGGCGACATCACGGCCGAGGGGTTCGCCACGCCCCTGAAGCTGCGGTCCGACGACGGTGACGTCCGGGTCACCGGGAGCACCGGGGACGTCGATCTCGCCAGCAAGGACGGCGACCTGGCCGTCGAGGGCGACACCCGCGCGCCGAAGGTCCTCGCCCGCTCCGACGACGGCGACGTGCAGGTCGCCCTAGGAGCCGTACCCCGCCGCGTCGAGGTCGTCACCAAGGACGGCGACATCTCCGTCACCGTGCCCACGGCCGAGTACGACGCCACCGCCACCAGCGGCGACGGTGACGTCAGCCTCGACGTCCCGCGCCGGGACGGCGGCGAGCACTCCCTGAGCGTCCGCAGTGAGGACGGCGACATCTCCGTCCGAACGGCGAACTGA
- a CDS encoding DUF4231 domain-containing protein, protein MADVGDAPESVVQGGEMTPQRYIETRLAQYQEWYDVKATRMKAMHLRMRTVSVVGGALVPVFVNVDLAFARVTATVLSVVVVAAVSLESVYRYREQWKNYRSTEQLLGHERVYFETKVGPYHGLAKREAFSALVARVERAIAGENSATLNVMTLGGQVNADVQQHGVPAARQESESP, encoded by the coding sequence ATGGCTGACGTGGGGGACGCGCCCGAATCCGTGGTGCAGGGCGGCGAGATGACGCCGCAGCGGTACATCGAGACCAGGCTCGCGCAGTACCAGGAGTGGTACGACGTCAAGGCGACCCGGATGAAGGCGATGCATCTGCGGATGCGGACCGTGTCCGTCGTCGGCGGGGCGCTCGTGCCGGTGTTCGTGAACGTGGACCTGGCGTTCGCGCGGGTCACGGCCACGGTGCTGAGCGTCGTGGTCGTCGCCGCCGTGTCGCTGGAGAGCGTGTACCGGTACCGGGAGCAGTGGAAGAACTACCGGTCGACCGAGCAGCTTCTCGGGCACGAGCGGGTCTACTTCGAGACCAAGGTGGGGCCGTACCACGGACTGGCGAAGCGCGAGGCCTTCTCCGCGCTCGTCGCCCGGGTCGAGAGGGCCATCGCCGGCGAGAACTCCGCGACCCTGAACGTGATGACGCTCGGCGGGCAGGTCAACGCCGATGTGCAGCAGCACGGCGTACCGGCCGCCCGGCAGGAGTCGGAGAGTCCCTGA
- a CDS encoding GNAT family N-acetyltransferase produces the protein MARMTWNFSPEPVDTPDAAALRRDYYDDVASRYWKRPATVAEIDEGLTNDGVELLTPPTGQFLVARYEGKAAGCGGVLVLDGERAELTRVFLRHAFRGLGGAGALLGELEDAARGLGARRMVLNTRLDLVEARALYTRHGYVEIPAYCSGPYMDVWYGKEL, from the coding sequence ATGGCGCGCATGACCTGGAACTTCTCCCCCGAGCCCGTCGACACCCCGGACGCCGCCGCCCTGCGCCGCGACTACTACGACGACGTCGCCAGCCGGTACTGGAAGCGGCCCGCGACCGTCGCGGAGATCGACGAGGGCCTCACGAACGACGGGGTCGAGCTGCTCACCCCGCCGACCGGGCAGTTCCTCGTCGCGCGGTACGAGGGCAAGGCGGCCGGCTGCGGCGGGGTCCTGGTGCTCGACGGCGAACGCGCCGAGCTGACCCGGGTCTTCCTGCGCCACGCCTTCCGCGGCCTGGGCGGGGCCGGGGCCCTGCTCGGCGAGCTGGAGGACGCGGCGCGCGGCCTCGGCGCCCGCCGGATGGTCCTCAACACCCGCCTGGACCTGGTCGAGGCTCGCGCCCTGTACACACGGCACGGGTACGTCGAGATCCCGGCGTACTGCTCGGGCCCGTACATGGACGTCTGGTACGGCAAGGAGCTCTGA